Part of the Flavobacterium sp. MDT1-60 genome, TGGGAAAATTACCAGGAAAATCAATAAAAAATACGCTAAACAATTCGGAGAAGATATTGTAATTACCCAGGTAAAAGACCAGTATTACAATATGAAGGAAAAAGTCCTTCCCGTAAAACACATTGTTGATATTGCTGAAAAAGCAATGAGAGAGTTAGATATCAAACCTATCATCAAACCTATCCGGGGCGGAACTGACGGATCTCAACTTTCTTTTATGGGATTACCTTGTCCAAATATTTTTGCCGGAGGACATAACTTCCACGGAAAATATGAATATGTTCCCGCAGAAAGTATTCAGAAAGCTACAGATGTTATCGTAAAAATTGCCGAATTAACTGCAATTCAAGGCATTTTTGAAAGTACCGAAAAACCTAAAAGAAAAAGATAATTGGAACCAACCTCTGATAATAAACATGTCTGGCACAGTAATCATTTATGGGAAGAAGAATTACTTCTTCTTAAATCTATTATTGACAAAACTGAACTGGAAGAAACCATAAAATGGGGAGGTCCGGTTTATGTTTACAACAAGAAAAATGTTATCGGAATTGGAGGTTTTAAAGATTATTTCACCATTTGGTTTTTCAATGGCGTTTTTCTGAAAGATGAAAAAAAGAAATTAATCAACGCTCAGGAAGAAAAAACAAAATCTTTGCGACAATGGCGTTTTACTTCAAAAGAAGAAGTAAACGAGGCAGCAATTTTAGAATATATTGCTGAAGCTATTGAAAATGAAAAGCAGGGGAAAATCATAAAACCTTCAAAAAAGGAAGCTATAGTTTCTGAATTGCTTCAAAAGGAAATGGATCAAAATCCTGCTCTATCAGAAGCTTTTCAAAAATTCAGTCCTTACAAGCAATATGAATTTTTAGAATATATTGAATCCGCAAAACAAGAGAAAACTAAACTTTCCCGAATTGAAAAAGTGATTCCGATGATTTTGGGGAATGCTGGTTTGAATGATAAATACAGGTAACGAAATTCCAATAAAAAAATTGCTTCGCCTGTTCGCTAGCGCACGGGTCCAAATTCCAATGGATTGTCGCTCTGAGCGAAGTCGAAGAGCCGGATTCTAATCTTTTTAAAACCTTTGTCAAAATTTAAAATTTTGACAAAGGTTTTTTATTATACGTATTTTTGTCATCCGAAGGAAGGATCACACTAGAAGCTCGACAAAGATTGTCGACACTCTTTGCGGAGTTACTTGTGTAATCCTTCGTTCCTCAGGATGACAAGATTGTGCTTACGATATGTAAAACACTGCATGAGATTGCTTCGTCCCTCGCAAAGACACACTCTACGCTTAATCGCAAACATAAAAAGATCCCAAACTCCATAATTGGAATTTGGGATTTTAATTTTATTGAAATTTTAAAAAGCTTAAGCTTTTTTCAAAGCAGCACTCATTTCCATAGAAATAGCTGAACGCTCAATTTTCAATTTTCCAGACATCGTTTCGATAATTGCACTTGTTTCAGCAAGCTCAATAATTTTACCGTGGAAACCACTTTTTGTAATTATTTTGTCACCTACTTTTAGGCCGCTTTCAAATTCTTTTTCGTTTTTTGCTCTTTTTTGTTGTGGTCTGATCATGAAGAAATACAACACTACAAACATTAGTAAATAAGGAGCAAATTTCATTAAATCTTGCATAGTATTCGGGTTTTATTTTTGTTATTAATATTAAATATTTAAAAATTTAAAATTTAGATTTTTAGTCTAAAAAATTGGAAAATTCTAATTTTTACATTAAACCTCTTCCAACTTTTATAAGTTTTTTGTTAGCCGTAAGTTCTTTAACAAGGTTATCTAAAATTCCGTTGATAAAAATACTACTTTTTGGAGTAGAATATTCTTTAGCAATTTCTAAATATTCGTTTAGTGTAACTTTTACAGGAATTGAAGGGAATTTCAAAAATTCGCAAATAGCCATTTTCAAAATAATTGTATCAATTTCAGCAATTCTTTCACTATCCCAATTTGGCGTTTTATCATCGTATTCTTTTGCTAAGATCGATTCGTTCAAAACTGTTCTTCTGAACAAATCTTTGGCAAAATCTTTATCTTCAACATCTTTATACAATTTCGGCACTCTAAAATCGTCCGGATCTTCTGTTTTAATTGCTTTCAATTGTTTGATAATATGTGTATTTACAACCGGAATATCATCAACCCAAGTTAATTTATCGTCTTCTAAATACTCATATAATTTTTCATTCGGAACAATAACTTCGGCAAACAAATCAATTATAAATTGTCTGTCTTCTTCGAAAGTATTTGTTGAAGTTGTCATGTATTTTGCATACAAATCGCTTGATTTGATATCATTTAAAAGCAACAAAATATAATCATCATTCAATGACCAGTTATTGATTTTACGATTTTCTAAAGCGATGCTAAGGGAATTGCTTTCGGCCAGTAGTTGAAAAATTTTGTTTTTGATAAATTTTTCATTCGGATTACGTTCTGCAGCAGTTGCAAGATGTTTTTTGCTTGAAAGATGTAAAAAAACGGATTCTTTTTTACAAATTTCAATCAATGAAGAAAGCATTATAAGATATAAATCCTGAATATTATCAATACTATAAAAAAGAAACTTCTCTTCTTTTTCCATATTATCAGAACCGCTTTGATGCATTGCATAAATGGATTGCATTACTTTAACGCGTATGTGTCTTCTATTTACCACCTTGTAAGAACATTTAAAAATTAGTCTGCAAAATTAGGAATTTCAATCCTTATAATAAAATTTAATTACTAAAAAGTCACTGTTTTCAGTCCTAGTTTTCAGTCGCAGTTTTCAGTGCTGTAGAAACCGCTTAAAAAAGTCGCAGTTTTCGCGTATAAAAAAGTCTCAGTTTCCAGATAAAACTGCAAACTGAGACTGAGACTGTAAACTATAAAAAATTATTTCTTAGCAGCGCTTTCAATTTTTCTCAAATCGATACGATTTTGAGCAATTGTAAGAGCCGCTTTATGCGTTGTCATTCCATTTTTCACAGCATAATCGATAATTTCTAAAGTAGTATTATAGATATTTTCGGTTTTACTCATGATTTCAGCTTTTCCGTAATGCTCTAATTCAGCATAAACATTAATGATTCCACCTGCATTGATTAAGAAATCCGGAGCGTATAAAATACCTCTTTCCTGTAATCTTACACCGTGAACATTCTCATCAGCTAACTGATTGTTGGCAGCACCAGCAATAACTTTAGCTTTAATTTTGTTTACTGTATTATCATTGATAGTCGCTCCCATTGCACATGGCGCGTAAATATCAACATCAGCACTATACAAATCTTCACCTGTAAAAATTGTTGCGTTGTATTTTTGAGCTACTTCGTATAATTTTTCTTCGTTGATATCAGCGATAGTAACTACTGCACCTTCTTTAGTCAAATACTCTACTAAAGCTTCTCCTACGTGACCAATTCCCTGAACTAAAACTTTTTTACCGTCTAAAACATCAGAGCCAAATTGGCTTTTTGCAGCCGCTTTCATTCCCAAATAAACACCGTAAGCTGTTACAGGAGAAGGGTTTCCAGAACCACCTCTTTCTTCAGAGATTCCGGTAACATAAGGCGTTACATCTCTAACGGTATCCATATCTTTAGTTTCCATTCCAACATCTTCAGCAGTAATATATCTTCCGCTTAAAGAGTGAACAAATTCACCAAACTTACGCATCAATTCTGGTGTTTTTTGCGTTTTAGCATCACCAATAATTACCGCTTTACCACCACCAATATTCAATCCGGTAATAGCAGATTTATATGTCATTCCTCTTGAAAGACGTAAAACATCATTCAGAGCCTCCCATTCAGTATTGTAATTCCACATTCTGGTACCTCCCAAAGCCGGTCCCATAACTGAGTTATGAATACCAATAATTGCTTTTAAACCTGTATCTTTGTCATTGCAAAATACAATTTGTTCGTGATCATCAAAAGATAATTGACCAAAAACAGGATCCATTTTTTGAAGTTCCTTTCCAGTTGCGAAAGTTGCATCCATAGCGCTAGTTATTTATTAGTTAAAATTATGAATTTGTCAAAAAGACATCTCAAACTTAAATAAAAAATACACATGTGCTAATTTTTTATCTTTAAAATAACAATTTTACAATAGATTTGTTTGGATTTAATGATATCTTTAATTACTTTTTATTTAAGATAATTTACAATTCCAAAACATTTCAACATTGAATCTCTTAAAAAAATGAAAGAATTAAGCTATTTAAACAAATATTTCATCAAATATAAATACAGTTTTTCGTTAGGAATTTTAATAACAATAATCGCACAAATTTTTTCGCTGTTTACACCAAAACTTATCAGCAAGTCATTAAATGCTATTGAAAACTTTGATAAATTACCAGAAGTGCAACAAAATTCTCAGGTAATTATCGACTCTTACCGTCAGGATTTAATTCATAACGTACTGCTAATCATAGCCACTACAATTGTAGCAGGTTTTTTAACTTTTTTAATGCGCCAAACTTTAATTGTTATGTCGCGTCATATTGAATTTGATTTGAAAAATGAAGTTTTCAAACAATATGAAAATCTTTCACAGAACTTTTACAAACAAAACCGAACGGGAGATTTAATGAACCGAATCAGTGAAGACGTTTCAAAGGTTCGCATGTATGTTGGCCCAGCTGTGATGTACACTATCAATACCTTTATTCGTTTTGCCATCGTTATAATATATATGTATAATGTTTCGCCTTTATTGACACTTTATACGATTTTGCCTTTACCGATTCTGTCGTATTGTATTTTTAAACTGAGTTCAGAAATCAATAAACGAAGTACTACTTTCCAACAATATTTATCAAAAGTATCCAGTTTTTCTCAGGAAATATTTTCCGGAATCCGTGTTATAAAAGCCTATTCATTAGAAAATCAACACCAAAATAATATGGTGGCTCTTGCCGATGAAAGCAAAAAGAAGAGTTTGGATTTAGCTAAAGTGCAATCATTATTTGGTCCTTTGATGATCGCCCTGATCGGAATTAGTAATCTAGTAGTAATTTATTTTGGTGGTGTTATGTATATTAACGGAACGATTCCGAATATTGGAACTATTGCCGAATTTATTTTATACGTAAACATGTTAACCTGGCCAGTGGCTTCATTAGGATGGGTTTCATCTATGGTTCAAGAGGCTGAAGCTTCTCAGAAACGTTTAAATGAATTTTTGAAAATTGAACCCGAAATCAAAAACAACAACGAAAATTCATCGGATATTCAAGGTTCAATAGCTTTTGAAAATGTGAGTTACACCTATGAAGACACCAATATTGAAGCTTTAAAAAATGTAAGTTTCACTGTAAAAAAAGGAGAAACATTAGCTATTTTAGGAAAAACGGGATCTGGAAAATCAACTATATTATCTCTCATTTCCCGTTTGTATGATGTAACCGACGGAAAAATCACAATCGATCAAAATGAAATCAGCACTTTGAATTTAAATGATCTCCGTAATAATATTGGAATTGTGCCTCAGGATGCTTTTTTATTCTCGGATACAATTAAAAATAACATCAAATTCGGAAATCAGAATGCTACTGACGAAGAAGTGATGGAAGCTGCTAAAAATGCTGTAGTTCACGATAATATCATTGCCTTTAACAAACAATATGATACCATTTTAGGGGAAAGAGGAATCACGCTTTCAGGCGGACAAAAGCAGCGTGTATCTATTGCGAGGGCTATTATTAAAAACCCGGCTATTTTACTTTTTGACGATTGCCTCTCTGCAGTCGATACTGAAACCGAAGAAACAATTCTGAATAATTTATTCGAAATTTGTAAAGATAAAACTACAATAATTGTAAGCCATCGTGTTTCTTCAGCTAAAAATGCCGACAAAATTATCATTTTAGAAGACGGTAAAATTATACAACAAGGCTCTCATAATCAATTAATAAATCAGGAAGGTTATTATTCATCTTTATATTTAAAACAACTTTCGGAAAAAGAATTACTTTAATTGTTGTGTAATAGATAAATTTTTATGATTTTTGAGTACTATTAATTCCAAAAATGATAGAACGTATTATGAGAGAAAATGACATGTTAGAAAAAGAAGAGATTTTTTCTAAAGTATTACGAGCAGGAAGAAGAACTTATTTCTTTGATGTAAGAGCTACTAAAGCTGACGATTATTATATCACAATTACCGAAAGTAAAAAATTCACTGAGGAAGATGGTTCTTTTCATTTTAAAAAACACAAAATTTACTTGTATAAAGAAGATTTTGGAGCTTTTGCCGAAATACTAGAAGAAATGACTTCATACGTCTTGAACCACAAAGGCGAAGAAGTAATCTCTGAAAGACATCAAAAAGATTTTAAAAAAGATTACAGTTCTGATAAACCTGAAGGACAAAGATCTAGCTTTACTGATATTGATTTTGATGATATTTAGTCCCCAATAACTTTTTAAAAAGTACGAGTCCAATTTGTCCTGCATTTTGGACTTTTTTTATATATAAATTTAGTATTTTAGATTTTAGACTTCAGATTTTAGATTCTTAGTCCTAAACACACAACTAATACAATATGAAAAAAATAATCGTTTTACTTAGTTTTCTTTTTATTGGAGTTACCTCTTTTGCTCAGAAATTAGAATACGAAACCAAATCGAACATTCAATATTACAGCACTGCAATTAATAAATCTGACTCTTACATAAATGAAAGATGTGTTTTGGATATTTACTATCCTAAAAACAGCAAAGGTTTTGCAACAATAGTTTGGTTTCACGGAGGCGGATTAACCGGTGGCAGCAAAGAAATTCCAGAAACTTTAAAAAATAAAGGTTTCGCTATTATTGGCGTAAACTATAGATTATCTCCAAAAGTTAAAGCGGCAAAATGTATTGAAGACGCCGCAGCGGCAATCGCCTGGGTTTTTAACAATATTGCAAGTTATGGAGGCGATACTGAGCAAATTTTTGTTTCAGGACATTCTGCAGGAGCGTATTTGGCTTTGATGAATGGCTTAGATAAAAAATGGCTTCAAAAAGAAGGAATTGATGCTAATAAAATTGCAGGACTTATTCCGCTTAGCAGTCAGTGTATTACCCATTTTGAAATTAGAAGAGAAAACGGTATTCCGGATACAACACCAACGATTGATGCCTATGCGCCTTTATTTTATGTTCGTGCCGATGCTCCACCCCTATTATTGATAACAGGAGACCGCGAATTAGAAATATTAGGCCGTTATGAAGAAAACGCTTATATGGAACGTATGATGAAATTAGTAGGACATAAACAAACTAAACTTTTTGAGTTAGACGGTTACGGCCATGGAATGACAGATCCGGCTTTTCCACTAGTGGTAAACGAAGTAAACCGAGTTTTAAAAGAAAAACAAACTAAAAAATAATCATTTAATAAATCCACGGCAATGGAAACAAACTTATTAATATTACCCGGATTGGGAAATTCCGGTGACAAACACTGGCAGACCTTTTGGCATAAAAAATTCAAAAATTCAATTCGTTTAGTTCAGGACAATTGGGATGAACCTGTTCGCGAAGAATGGCTTGCAAGATTAAATGAGGAAATCGCTAAACTTAATCAACCTACTATTCTCGTCGCACATAGCTTAGCTGTTTCATTAGTTTTGCACTGGGCAGAAGCTAATACTAACAAAAATATTGTCGGTGCTTTATTAGTTGCTCCCGCTGATGTAGATTCACCTCAACACACTCCAGAATGTACACGCAATTTTTCACCGATTCCAACTATTAAATTACCTTTTCCTTCCATTGTAGTGGCGAGCGAAAACGATCCATATGCCACTTTTGAAAGAAAACAATATTTGGCTGAAAAATGGGGAAGCGATTTTGTAAACGTTGGTCAAAAAGGCCACATCAACTCTGATTCTGATTTAAAATATTGGGAAGAAGGACAGTTGATTTTAAACAAGTTAATTGAGAAAATAAAATAGTTTTCAGTCTCAGTCTCAGTTTCCAGACTGAATACTGAGACTGAGACTGAAAACTAGTTATCCTATTCTCAATCCATTTTCAATCTTAAAATCGGGAGTCAATAAAATTACATCTCCCTCCTTACCTATCGCACCAAGAACCAGACATTCGCTCATGAATTTTCCAATTTGTTTCTTCGGAAAATTAACCACTGCTATAATTTGTCGGTTTACTAAATCCTCCTTTTTATAATGAACTGTTATTTGTGCCGATGATTTTCGGATACCAATCTCCACACCAAAATCAATTGTTAGTTGATATGCAGGCTTTCGTGCTTCAGGAAAATCATTTATATCGATTATAGTCCCTACTCGCATTTCAGTTCTTTCAAATTCACTCCAGGTTAAATCCATTTTGTTTTCTATATAGTTGAATTACAAACCTATTAATTTTGTAATTATTATCCTTAATTCTGTAACCCTTTTTTTTACCTCCATTTCTAAATTTACAAGACAACAGTTTAAGCTAATCCACAAAGAAATATAGGAAATGGAAAATACGATACTCAATAGCGATCACTCTTTAAAAGATTTTGATTTTGATATTCACGAACAAAATACCGATAAATACATAAAAACAGCCAAAAATGTACAGCTTTACGTGAAAGATTACGGGAAAGGAAAACCTGTAATTCTGATTCACGGCTGGCCACTTTCTAACGAGATGTGGGAATATCAAATTGAGTTCCTGGTTCAAAATAATTATAGAGTTATTGCGTACGACCGTCGTGGTTTTGGTAAATCATCACAGCCTTGGGATGGTTATGACTACGACACATTAGCTGATGATTTGAGTGAAATCATTGAACAACTTCAATTAGAAAATGCAACACTTGTAGGATTCTCTATGGGAGGAGGTGAAGTCGTTCGTTATTTTAGCCGTCACGGTGGAAAGGGTGTCACAAAAGCCGCTTTAATTTCATCAATAATTCCATTTTTATTACAAACGGATGACAATCCTGAAGGGCGTCCAAAAGAAAAGGGAGAAACTACAGCAACTGCAATTAGAGAAGACAGAATAGGATTTCTTGAAAATTTTGGCAAAATATTTTTTGGCGTTACTATAATTAACAAACCTTTGAGTACGCCATTACTTGAATATTTTACGACGCTCTGCTCTGCTGCTTCGCCTAGGGCAACGCTAAAATGTGCCGAATCTTTATCTAATACAGATTTTAGAGATGAACTTCATACTATAAAAGTTCCTACTTTAATTATTCATGGAGATGATGACAAAAATGTTCCTATTGAAGTAAGTTCAAAAAAAACCGCCGAGGCCATAGCAAATAATACTTTTATCGTCTATGAAGGCGCACCACACGGCTTATTCTATACTGCAAAAGATCGTTTAAACGAAGATTTGTTAAACTTTCTAAACTCATAAAGTAATGCCACAGATTGCACAGATTTCAAAAATTTTATTATCTATTTTGAGACTAAGGTAATCTTTATAATCTGCGTAATCTGTGGCAAAAAATAATTATCCTTGTGATCTTTCTTTTACAGAATTAAAAGTTATTTTTGAATAACTAATTCTTTAGAAAAAATGGCACGAACTCCTTCAAATATGATTCCGCTTGGAACACTTGCTCCAGACTTTAATCTAAAAGACACCAATTCTAATAATGAATATTCGTTTGAAGATTTAAAAGGATCAAAAGGAACTCTTGTCATTTTTATGTGCAATCATTCTCCTTTTGTACTTCATGTTCTCAAAGAAATTATCATGATTGCCAATGATTACCGTGTTCAGGGATTGGGAGTAATTGCTATTTCGAGTAATGATATTGAAAAATACCCTGAAGATTCTCCAGAATTGATGACTGAATTTGCTTTTGAAAACAAAATAGTTTTCCCTTATTTATTTGATGAAACT contains:
- a CDS encoding YdeI family protein codes for the protein MEPTSDNKHVWHSNHLWEEELLLLKSIIDKTELEETIKWGGPVYVYNKKNVIGIGGFKDYFTIWFFNGVFLKDEKKKLINAQEEKTKSLRQWRFTSKEEVNEAAILEYIAEAIENEKQGKIIKPSKKEAIVSELLQKEMDQNPALSEAFQKFSPYKQYEFLEYIESAKQEKTKLSRIEKVIPMILGNAGLNDKYR
- the yajC gene encoding preprotein translocase subunit YajC, with protein sequence MQDLMKFAPYLLMFVVLYFFMIRPQQKRAKNEKEFESGLKVGDKIITKSGFHGKIIELAETSAIIETMSGKLKIERSAISMEMSAALKKA
- the nusB gene encoding transcription antitermination factor NusB — encoded protein: MQSIYAMHQSGSDNMEKEEKFLFYSIDNIQDLYLIMLSSLIEICKKESVFLHLSSKKHLATAAERNPNEKFIKNKIFQLLAESNSLSIALENRKINNWSLNDDYILLLLNDIKSSDLYAKYMTTSTNTFEEDRQFIIDLFAEVIVPNEKLYEYLEDDKLTWVDDIPVVNTHIIKQLKAIKTEDPDDFRVPKLYKDVEDKDFAKDLFRRTVLNESILAKEYDDKTPNWDSERIAEIDTIILKMAICEFLKFPSIPVKVTLNEYLEIAKEYSTPKSSIFINGILDNLVKELTANKKLIKVGRGLM
- a CDS encoding Glu/Leu/Phe/Val dehydrogenase, which encodes MDATFATGKELQKMDPVFGQLSFDDHEQIVFCNDKDTGLKAIIGIHNSVMGPALGGTRMWNYNTEWEALNDVLRLSRGMTYKSAITGLNIGGGKAVIIGDAKTQKTPELMRKFGEFVHSLSGRYITAEDVGMETKDMDTVRDVTPYVTGISEERGGSGNPSPVTAYGVYLGMKAAAKSQFGSDVLDGKKVLVQGIGHVGEALVEYLTKEGAVVTIADINEEKLYEVAQKYNATIFTGEDLYSADVDIYAPCAMGATINDNTVNKIKAKVIAGAANNQLADENVHGVRLQERGILYAPDFLINAGGIINVYAELEHYGKAEIMSKTENIYNTTLEIIDYAVKNGMTTHKAALTIAQNRIDLRKIESAAKK
- a CDS encoding ABC transporter ATP-binding protein, whose amino-acid sequence is MKELSYLNKYFIKYKYSFSLGILITIIAQIFSLFTPKLISKSLNAIENFDKLPEVQQNSQVIIDSYRQDLIHNVLLIIATTIVAGFLTFLMRQTLIVMSRHIEFDLKNEVFKQYENLSQNFYKQNRTGDLMNRISEDVSKVRMYVGPAVMYTINTFIRFAIVIIYMYNVSPLLTLYTILPLPILSYCIFKLSSEINKRSTTFQQYLSKVSSFSQEIFSGIRVIKAYSLENQHQNNMVALADESKKKSLDLAKVQSLFGPLMIALIGISNLVVIYFGGVMYINGTIPNIGTIAEFILYVNMLTWPVASLGWVSSMVQEAEASQKRLNEFLKIEPEIKNNNENSSDIQGSIAFENVSYTYEDTNIEALKNVSFTVKKGETLAILGKTGSGKSTILSLISRLYDVTDGKITIDQNEISTLNLNDLRNNIGIVPQDAFLFSDTIKNNIKFGNQNATDEEVMEAAKNAVVHDNIIAFNKQYDTILGERGITLSGGQKQRVSIARAIIKNPAILLFDDCLSAVDTETEETILNNLFEICKDKTTIIVSHRVSSAKNADKIIILEDGKIIQQGSHNQLINQEGYYSSLYLKQLSEKELL
- a CDS encoding PUR family DNA/RNA-binding protein — protein: MRENDMLEKEEIFSKVLRAGRRTYFFDVRATKADDYYITITESKKFTEEDGSFHFKKHKIYLYKEDFGAFAEILEEMTSYVLNHKGEEVISERHQKDFKKDYSSDKPEGQRSSFTDIDFDDI
- a CDS encoding alpha/beta hydrolase; this translates as MKKIIVLLSFLFIGVTSFAQKLEYETKSNIQYYSTAINKSDSYINERCVLDIYYPKNSKGFATIVWFHGGGLTGGSKEIPETLKNKGFAIIGVNYRLSPKVKAAKCIEDAAAAIAWVFNNIASYGGDTEQIFVSGHSAGAYLALMNGLDKKWLQKEGIDANKIAGLIPLSSQCITHFEIRRENGIPDTTPTIDAYAPLFYVRADAPPLLLITGDRELEILGRYEENAYMERMMKLVGHKQTKLFELDGYGHGMTDPAFPLVVNEVNRVLKEKQTKK
- a CDS encoding alpha/beta hydrolase; protein product: METNLLILPGLGNSGDKHWQTFWHKKFKNSIRLVQDNWDEPVREEWLARLNEEIAKLNQPTILVAHSLAVSLVLHWAEANTNKNIVGALLVAPADVDSPQHTPECTRNFSPIPTIKLPFPSIVVASENDPYATFERKQYLAEKWGSDFVNVGQKGHINSDSDLKYWEEGQLILNKLIEKIK
- a CDS encoding tRNA-binding protein produces the protein MDLTWSEFERTEMRVGTIIDINDFPEARKPAYQLTIDFGVEIGIRKSSAQITVHYKKEDLVNRQIIAVVNFPKKQIGKFMSECLVLGAIGKEGDVILLTPDFKIENGLRIG
- a CDS encoding alpha/beta fold hydrolase; this translates as MENTILNSDHSLKDFDFDIHEQNTDKYIKTAKNVQLYVKDYGKGKPVILIHGWPLSNEMWEYQIEFLVQNNYRVIAYDRRGFGKSSQPWDGYDYDTLADDLSEIIEQLQLENATLVGFSMGGGEVVRYFSRHGGKGVTKAALISSIIPFLLQTDDNPEGRPKEKGETTATAIREDRIGFLENFGKIFFGVTIINKPLSTPLLEYFTTLCSAASPRATLKCAESLSNTDFRDELHTIKVPTLIIHGDDDKNVPIEVSSKKTAEAIANNTFIVYEGAPHGLFYTAKDRLNEDLLNFLNS
- a CDS encoding thioredoxin family protein yields the protein MARTPSNMIPLGTLAPDFNLKDTNSNNEYSFEDLKGSKGTLVIFMCNHSPFVLHVLKEIIMIANDYRVQGLGVIAISSNDIEKYPEDSPELMTEFAFENKIVFPYLFDETQEVAKAYEAACTPDFYLFDNQNRLFYRGQLDDSRPGNGIPLSGSDLRSAIDALIYNRSLNEQQKPSIGCSIKWK